In one Salvelinus sp. IW2-2015 linkage group LG26, ASM291031v2, whole genome shotgun sequence genomic region, the following are encoded:
- the LOC111952613 gene encoding peroxisomal membrane protein 11A, producing MESFVKFTNQSQGRDRIFRTTQYACALVKYLLRNNSARKELVVXLQSLESNMSSGRKLFRLGNTVNSIDAAKRTLQLSDPVLRLCLTVANLNRALYFICDNVLWARNVGLVPGIDKERWSLNGSCCYFLSLVMSLTRDVYVITQTMVQRTRDRQFQQKMDQHLNDNPDVATVIVPQLDAFLFLLFESLKSHPSVALDTLKNICDIFIPLDRLGVYRSNPGVVGFCGLISSLLGIVSVLHPSLKIQP from the exons atggagtcttttgttaagttcACAAATCAAAGTCAAGGAAGGGATCGTATTTTCAG GACAACCCAATATGCATGTGCCTTGGTGAAGTATTTGCTTCGCAATAATTCTGCAAGGAAAGAGCTTGTTGTCMAGCTGCAGAGTCTGGAGTCCAACATGAGTTCTGGAAGGAAAT tgttcagacTGGGGAACACTGTGAATTCCATTGACGCTGCCAAGCGAACCTTGCAGCTCTCTGACCCTGTGTTGCGCCTCTGCCTTACTGTGGCGAACCTCAACCGCGCCCTTTACTTTATCTGCGACAATGTGCTCTGGGCCAGAAATGTTGGCCTTGTCCCTGGTATCGACAAGGAGCGCTGGAGCTTGAATGGCTCTTGTTGCTACTTCCTGTCCCTGGTTATGAGTCTGACCAGAGATGTTTATGTAATCACCCAGACTATGGTTCAGAGAACCAGAGATAGGCAGTTTCAGCAGAAAATGGATCAGCACCTCAACGACAACCCTGATGTGGCTACTGTTATTGTTCCTCAACTGGATGCTTTTCTGTTCCTGCTCTTCGAGAGTCTTAAAAGCCATCCCTCGGTTGCCCTTGACACACTGAAAAACATTTGTGATATTTTCATTCCACTGGACAGGCTGGGTGTGTACCGGTCAAACCCAGGAGTGGTGGGCTTTTGTGGGCTGATTTCATCTCTCTTAGGGATAGTGTCAGTCTTGCACCCCAGTTTGAAAATCCAACCGTAA
- the LOC111952616 gene encoding ADP-ribosylation factor 4 — MGLLISSVFTRLFGKKQMRILMVGLDAAGKTTILYKLKLGEIVTTIPTIGFNVETVEYKNICFTVWDVGGQDKIRPLWRHYFQNTQGLIFVVDSNDRERVAESAEELSKMLQEDELREAVLLVFANKQDLPNAMAVSDLTDKLGLQSLRSRVWHVQATCATQGTGLYEGLDWLSNELSKQ; from the exons ATGGGGCTTCTAATCTCGTCAGTTTTTACCAGACTGTTCGGCAAGAAACAGATGAGAATACTTATGG TTGGCTTGGATGCTGCAGGGAAAACCACTATCTTGTACAAACTGAAGCTGGGAGAAATAGTGACCACCATTCCAACTATTG GCTTTAACGTGGAGACGGTGGAGTACAAGAACATCTGCTTCACCGTGTGGGATGTGGGTGGTCAGGACAAGATCAGACCTCTCTGGAGACACTACTTCCAGAACACACAG GGTCTGATCTTTGTAGTAGACagcaacgacagagagagagtggctgaGTCTGCAGAGGAGCTCTCCAAAATG ctccagGAGGATGAGTTGAGAGAAGCAGTATTGCTGGTGTTTGCTAACAAGCAGGACCTTCCCAACGCTATGGCGGTCAGCGACCTCACAGACAAACTGGGACTGCAGAGCCTCCGCAGCAGAGTG TGGCACGTGCAGGCGACCTGTGCGACGCAGGGCACAGGGCTGTATGAAGGACTGGACTGGCTTTCCAACGAGCTGTCCAAGCAGTAA